A genomic window from Candidatus Binatia bacterium includes:
- a CDS encoding 5'/3'-nucleotidase SurE → MASRLWSRGPGAPRFRNSAGSSPRWANAGRNRGLARGAHAPPHFVISGVNEGQTVSIVINLISGTVGAAKTAAGNGIPAPASSQGLPEPGGELDYPAGADAVFAWLGDRRAARVAKTAAAEADSTNVHSCNGGSVRGTISDLPLASSTQGELDLQNCESTF, encoded by the coding sequence TTGGCCTCGAGGCTTTGGTCGCGCGGACCAGGGGCACCTCGATTCCGCAATTCGGCCGGCTCTTCTCCGCGTTGGGCAAATGCTGGCAGGAATCGAGGGCTGGCTCGCGGAGCGCACGCCCCGCCGCACTTCGTGATCTCAGGAGTCAACGAAGGCCAGACCGTGAGTATCGTGATCAACTTGATTTCGGGCACCGTCGGGGCAGCAAAGACGGCCGCTGGGAATGGGATCCCCGCCCCGGCCTCGTCACAGGGCTTGCCGGAGCCCGGAGGCGAGTTGGACTACCCCGCGGGCGCCGACGCGGTTTTCGCCTGGCTGGGAGACCGCCGCGCAGCCCGCGTGGCCAAGACCGCCGCAGCCGAAGCCGACAGCACGAACGTTCACAGCTGCAATGGCGGCTCGGTTCGTGGGACGATAAGCGACCTGCCGCTTGCATCGAGCACCCAAGGTGAGCTCGATTTGCAGAACTGCGAATCGACTTTCTAA
- a CDS encoding phytanoyl-CoA dioxygenase family protein, whose amino-acid sequence MQQEQLQAHLDRVAEDGFTILENVFDQERADAFRARVRSIEHDTLLPLEPGETEADSSFYRTAGLLRIDPVFWDVPIDPTVTQVVEGLLGADFLLSTFSGIDLKPNGGNIQPLHPDDALVPVPRPHERPVGCTAMWVVTDFNQSTGGTRVLPGSHRDSLDLLFSQDEERLSRAIQPDLKPGSVLLFDHALFHGASDNPSGDWRLGLQVSYHAGWVRPYTNWFRSIPIDEVRRFPERLQDLLGYKTYNGIGSVNQQPGSYRESYSGKGRPRPPRLPLD is encoded by the coding sequence ATGCAGCAGGAACAGCTCCAAGCACATCTCGATAGAGTCGCCGAGGACGGATTCACAATCCTTGAGAACGTGTTCGACCAAGAGCGCGCCGACGCCTTCCGCGCGCGGGTCCGATCGATCGAGCACGACACTCTCCTACCCCTCGAGCCAGGAGAGACCGAGGCCGACAGCTCGTTCTATCGCACGGCCGGCCTCCTGCGCATCGATCCTGTGTTCTGGGACGTCCCGATCGATCCGACCGTCACTCAGGTGGTCGAGGGTCTCCTCGGCGCGGACTTCCTGCTCTCTACGTTCTCCGGGATCGACCTCAAGCCGAACGGCGGCAACATCCAGCCCTTGCACCCGGACGACGCGCTCGTGCCGGTGCCGAGGCCACACGAACGCCCGGTCGGTTGTACGGCCATGTGGGTCGTCACGGACTTCAACCAGAGCACCGGCGGAACGCGAGTGCTGCCAGGGAGCCACCGCGACTCGCTGGACCTACTCTTCTCGCAGGACGAGGAACGCCTCAGTAGGGCGATCCAACCCGATCTAAAGCCGGGTAGCGTGCTCCTCTTCGACCACGCACTCTTCCATGGCGCCTCCGACAATCCATCTGGCGACTGGCGGCTCGGGCTCCAGGTGTCGTACCACGCAGGCTGGGTGCGCCCGTACACGAACTGGTTCCGATCGATCCCGATCGATGAGGTCCGCCGATTCCCCGAGAGGCTCCAGGATCTGCTCGGCTACAAGACGTACAATGGTATCGGCAGCGTGAACCAACAACCCGGCTCATACCGGGAGAGCTACAGCGGGAAGGGCCGTCCCCGCCCGCCTCGCCTACCTCTGGACTGA
- a CDS encoding MFS transporter, translated as MSDARPSILPTSTIFAYCLPSTGLGLVMMLFSIYLMKFSTDVLLIAPAAMGTLLGLGRFWDAVSDPVAGYLSDRTMSRSGRRRTWMLASAVPLAATFVMVWAPPEALTGFALILWMGAALFAFETASTAFAIPYGALGLELTTAYHERTRLFAYRHVLQAIGALLGLGGVYLLRTAAVPRTMAFWVSLFAGVAMATAIGIAVTRLREPLAHQGRGSVRITKAFADVFRNEPGRLLFVVYGIETFGMTSVTMLSPYIMQYIVLAPDLTEALILVYFLPQVGLTPLWVRLARRFGKKKLWLMAMVFQAAGFFAMFWVGEDGYVLLFVILFLIGVGGGCSLVVAPAIQADVVDYDEFLTHERKEGAYFAIWNMIRKGAFGVGAILTGTLLQWVGFQPNVEQTETTRTAMLALVGILPGACYLAGALLFTRFGLNEPEHAAIAAELEARSPPGAG; from the coding sequence ATGTCCGACGCGCGCCCGTCCATTCTCCCCACCTCCACGATCTTCGCCTACTGCCTGCCGAGCACGGGGCTCGGGCTCGTGATGATGCTGTTCAGCATCTACCTCATGAAGTTCAGCACCGACGTGCTCCTGATCGCGCCGGCGGCGATGGGCACACTGCTGGGGCTCGGACGCTTCTGGGACGCGGTATCGGATCCAGTCGCCGGCTACCTCTCCGACCGGACGATGTCCCGCAGCGGCCGGAGACGCACCTGGATGCTCGCCTCTGCAGTCCCGCTCGCCGCGACGTTCGTGATGGTGTGGGCGCCTCCTGAAGCCCTCACGGGGTTTGCGCTCATCCTCTGGATGGGCGCCGCGCTGTTCGCCTTCGAGACAGCAAGCACGGCATTCGCAATTCCCTACGGCGCGCTCGGGCTGGAACTGACGACGGCCTACCACGAGCGCACCCGGTTGTTCGCCTACCGCCACGTCCTCCAGGCCATAGGCGCACTCCTGGGTCTGGGCGGAGTCTATCTTCTGCGAACAGCCGCAGTGCCGCGCACGATGGCCTTTTGGGTCTCCCTCTTCGCCGGAGTCGCCATGGCGACAGCGATCGGCATCGCCGTCACGCGGCTCCGCGAGCCACTCGCGCATCAAGGACGTGGATCAGTCCGCATCACCAAGGCGTTCGCCGACGTCTTCCGGAACGAACCGGGCCGCCTGCTCTTCGTCGTCTACGGCATCGAGACGTTCGGGATGACCAGCGTCACGATGCTCTCCCCGTACATCATGCAGTACATCGTGCTCGCCCCCGACCTTACCGAAGCACTCATTCTCGTGTACTTCCTTCCCCAGGTCGGGCTGACGCCACTCTGGGTCCGTCTCGCGCGCCGCTTTGGAAAGAAGAAGCTCTGGCTCATGGCCATGGTCTTTCAGGCCGCCGGCTTCTTCGCGATGTTCTGGGTCGGAGAGGATGGCTACGTCCTCTTGTTCGTCATCCTCTTCCTGATCGGCGTCGGAGGGGGTTGCAGCCTGGTCGTGGCGCCGGCCATCCAAGCCGACGTCGTCGACTACGACGAGTTCCTGACCCACGAGCGAAAGGAGGGCGCGTACTTCGCGATCTGGAACATGATCCGCAAAGGCGCGTTCGGGGTCGGGGCGATCCTCACCGGGACCCTGCTCCAGTGGGTCGGCTTCCAGCCAAACGTCGAACAGACCGAGACGACGAGGACGGCGATGCTTGCTCTCGTCGGGATCTTACCGGGCGCCTGCTACCTGGCGGGTGCCCTACTGTTCACCCGCTTCGGGCTGAACGAGCCGGAGCACGCGGCCATCGCGGCCGAACTCGAAGCGCGGTCACCGCCCGGGGCCGGGTGA
- a CDS encoding TonB-dependent receptor, translating to MTRGAGAVAVCVAIVVLHVLAAEAGAQAPTAPEAPAEYQRQGLPATDPSGTTDEVDAATAEVEAAAAGEPTGLDHQAKSRIEEIVVRARRRAEALEDTPVSVTALNASNLRDSGIYRLDQVAELVPNLQYTNNIVGNLATFRIRGVGTANWEIQFDPGVAIYLDGVFLPRASGSLLSVVDVQQVEVLRGPQGTLFGKNSVGGAINMTTVKPQPNFEGFALVRPGNFSSLETQVMLNIPIFEDRVLSRFAFFTANRNGYLFNTAQNTTYNNRDEMTFLGGLRFLVDDATTIDLTGTWGRSHVRSRGGKCIVVDDDAALSPLYGPQFYPECRRTTLFENDQNIQGLSDIESYGTWGVLNHEIGELWELDDLSVKAIGAWNEQRPRVRFDVDGTSADVVWQSTAGGSVFDGRPGEQQQVSGELQLNGSALDGRLVFVTGLFAQWETATDERATNVGPPLNQHNTNASKIKNWTWAPYLQATADVTDWLSLTGGIRYTEDKKSLLLTQFVPDTGQVLLKPVSDSRLFTAWTPMASIASTLPEDLLPGWTDHLMGYFTYSQGFKGGGFNALPGGQNEEGVDALAAPFEPETLESFEIGFKTILFDNRLTFNASFFLAKYEDIQRISARIVGEGPEGIPIYQRITENAAEATTKGFELETLAYPIDGLQITGNIGVTDARYDDFPDAISALTDEIIDRSGERFNRVPEFTSFVAVQYSLAVEADGPEILTGWLTPRLEWYYQSSMFVTAPELVDTFQPGYNLLNARLSYVFWDDRAQIALWGKNLADQTYIDFTVPAVSTFGFLVNYPGLPRTWGGEISYRF from the coding sequence ATGACCCGCGGGGCGGGTGCAGTCGCAGTCTGCGTGGCAATCGTGGTTCTGCACGTCCTAGCCGCCGAAGCGGGAGCGCAGGCGCCCACCGCCCCCGAGGCCCCGGCCGAGTACCAACGGCAAGGACTCCCCGCGACCGATCCCTCGGGTACGACGGACGAGGTCGACGCGGCCACCGCGGAAGTCGAAGCGGCGGCGGCCGGCGAGCCCACGGGCCTCGACCACCAAGCCAAGAGCCGAATCGAAGAAATCGTCGTCCGCGCTCGTCGCCGGGCGGAAGCGCTCGAGGACACCCCGGTCTCGGTGACCGCGCTCAACGCCTCGAACCTCCGCGACTCGGGCATCTACCGCCTGGATCAGGTCGCGGAGTTGGTGCCGAACCTCCAGTACACCAACAACATCGTTGGCAACCTGGCCACGTTCCGAATCCGCGGAGTCGGCACCGCGAACTGGGAGATCCAGTTCGATCCGGGCGTCGCCATCTACCTCGATGGGGTCTTCCTCCCTCGCGCGTCGGGATCGCTTCTGAGCGTGGTGGACGTCCAGCAGGTCGAGGTGTTGCGCGGTCCGCAGGGGACGCTCTTCGGAAAGAACAGCGTGGGTGGTGCCATCAACATGACCACCGTGAAGCCGCAGCCCAACTTTGAAGGCTTCGCGCTGGTTCGACCCGGCAATTTCAGCTCCCTCGAGACCCAGGTGATGCTGAACATCCCGATCTTCGAAGACCGTGTGTTGAGCCGCTTCGCCTTCTTCACCGCGAATCGGAACGGCTATCTCTTCAACACGGCTCAGAACACGACGTACAACAATCGAGACGAGATGACCTTCCTCGGCGGCCTCCGCTTCCTCGTGGACGACGCGACAACCATCGACCTGACGGGAACCTGGGGGCGCTCCCACGTTCGGAGTCGCGGCGGAAAGTGCATCGTCGTCGACGACGACGCCGCTCTCTCCCCGCTGTACGGCCCCCAGTTCTATCCGGAGTGCCGGCGCACGACCCTCTTCGAGAACGATCAAAACATCCAGGGCCTCTCCGACATCGAGAGTTACGGGACCTGGGGTGTACTGAACCACGAGATCGGAGAGCTCTGGGAGCTCGACGACCTCTCGGTGAAGGCGATCGGCGCCTGGAACGAACAGCGCCCGCGGGTGCGCTTCGATGTCGACGGGACGTCCGCCGACGTCGTCTGGCAGTCGACGGCCGGCGGCTCGGTCTTCGACGGGCGCCCCGGCGAGCAGCAACAGGTTTCGGGCGAGCTGCAGCTGAACGGCAGCGCGCTCGACGGGCGACTCGTCTTCGTGACGGGCCTGTTCGCACAGTGGGAGACGGCGACCGACGAGCGGGCCACGAACGTGGGGCCCCCGCTGAACCAGCACAACACGAATGCGTCCAAGATCAAGAACTGGACGTGGGCTCCGTACCTCCAGGCGACCGCAGACGTGACGGACTGGCTGAGCCTAACCGGCGGCATTCGCTACACCGAAGACAAGAAGTCTCTTCTCCTGACGCAGTTCGTTCCCGATACGGGCCAGGTCCTGCTCAAGCCGGTAAGCGACTCGAGGCTGTTCACCGCCTGGACTCCGATGGCAAGCATTGCCTCGACACTGCCCGAGGATCTCCTGCCAGGTTGGACCGATCACCTCATGGGGTACTTCACCTACTCGCAGGGCTTCAAAGGAGGTGGCTTCAACGCACTCCCCGGCGGCCAGAACGAGGAAGGCGTCGACGCACTGGCGGCGCCGTTCGAACCGGAGACGCTCGAAAGCTTCGAGATCGGCTTCAAGACGATCCTGTTCGACAACCGGCTCACCTTCAATGCGTCGTTCTTTCTCGCCAAGTACGAGGACATCCAACGAATCTCGGCCCGGATCGTCGGTGAGGGACCCGAGGGCATTCCGATCTACCAGCGCATCACAGAGAACGCGGCAGAGGCGACCACCAAGGGCTTCGAGCTCGAGACGCTGGCCTATCCGATCGACGGCCTACAGATCACCGGCAACATCGGCGTCACCGATGCCCGGTACGACGACTTCCCCGACGCGATCAGCGCCCTGACCGACGAGATCATCGATCGGAGCGGAGAGCGGTTCAACCGGGTGCCGGAGTTCACGAGCTTTGTCGCCGTTCAGTACTCCTTGGCCGTCGAAGCAGACGGTCCGGAGATCCTCACAGGTTGGCTCACGCCGCGCCTCGAGTGGTACTACCAGAGCAGCATGTTCGTGACGGCTCCCGAACTGGTGGACACGTTCCAGCCGGGATACAATCTCCTGAACGCCCGGCTCTCGTACGTCTTCTGGGATGATCGAGCGCAGATCGCGCTCTGGGGAAAGAACCTGGCCGACCAGACGTACATCGACTTCACGGTCCCCGCCGTATCCACCTTCGGCTTCCTCGTGAACTACCCAGGCCTACCCCGGACGTGGGGCGGTGAGATCTCGTACCGGTTCTAA
- a CDS encoding nucleoside monophosphate kinase, which produces MVETKPLKPNTFFIEVSGAGLPEVDGLFLPSTAPPTESESGTVSSLGYWNGKMAWDRADGRSSRSPALSYSDSYKSWRICRLDGHLAYDMTCEDELPPTDTEWHVYKMGVAPAPKLVLHHYDPRQPCPKPNVVFVLGGPGAGKGTMCELAQSQLGWTHLSTGDLLRAEREAGGPAAATIEESIAAGKLVSNEIVVTLLHNAIEEVTRKTGKSNFLLDGFPRSLDNLEAWYEIFGREAELPKMLYFECPYDVLEKRIMGRAKYSGRSDDNVESMKLRFDTFKAETLPTVELFKSKKKCVEVDTSQDREAVYALVVNHLAEYTDPGLAANPLTERAEILLGLRPYPGNGG; this is translated from the coding sequence ATGGTCGAAACGAAACCGCTGAAGCCCAATACGTTTTTCATTGAAGTGTCTGGGGCCGGTCTTCCCGAAGTCGACGGTCTCTTCCTACCTTCAACGGCTCCTCCCACCGAATCTGAATCCGGGACCGTATCCAGTCTCGGCTATTGGAACGGCAAGATGGCCTGGGATCGTGCCGATGGGAGATCTTCCAGAAGCCCGGCTCTTTCTTATTCCGACAGCTACAAGTCGTGGAGAATCTGTCGCCTTGACGGTCACCTCGCGTACGACATGACCTGTGAAGATGAGCTGCCGCCCACTGACACAGAGTGGCACGTCTACAAGATGGGAGTCGCCCCGGCGCCCAAGTTGGTGCTTCACCACTACGACCCCAGACAGCCCTGCCCCAAGCCCAACGTCGTTTTCGTTCTTGGCGGACCGGGTGCCGGAAAGGGAACCATGTGTGAGCTCGCTCAGTCGCAACTGGGCTGGACTCACTTGTCCACCGGAGACCTGCTTCGCGCCGAGCGCGAAGCGGGAGGGCCGGCTGCGGCTACCATTGAGGAGTCGATTGCCGCCGGAAAGTTGGTGTCCAACGAAATCGTCGTCACTCTGCTCCACAACGCCATAGAGGAGGTCACAAGGAAGACGGGCAAGAGCAACTTCCTTCTCGATGGTTTCCCACGCTCCCTGGACAATTTGGAAGCATGGTATGAAATCTTCGGCCGCGAGGCTGAACTTCCAAAGATGCTGTACTTTGAGTGTCCCTACGATGTCCTCGAAAAGCGCATCATGGGCCGCGCGAAGTACTCAGGCCGAAGTGACGACAATGTCGAGAGCATGAAGCTCAGGTTCGATACTTTCAAGGCCGAGACTCTGCCCACCGTTGAGCTCTTCAAGAGCAAAAAGAAGTGTGTCGAAGTCGATACTAGCCAAGACCGAGAGGCCGTCTATGCGCTCGTGGTAAACCACCTCGCCGAGTACACCGACCCTGGATTGGCTGCGAATCCGCTCACGGAAAGAGCTGAGATTCTCTTGGGCTTGAGGCCTTACCCTGGGAACGGTGGGTGA
- a CDS encoding NAD(P)/FAD-dependent oxidoreductase, with protein MTNENQSSRTSRPAEHYDAVIIGAGVSGMYALHHLREMGLSVRVYDGASDVGGTWWYNRYPGARVDGPGSPFYCYTFSDELMQEWDWGETQSEQSAVLDYLEHVADRFDLRRDIQFETWVQDTRYDEAAQRWIVETSTGVCASAQFLICAVGALSTANLPDIPGINDFAGECYHTGRWPHEPVSFEGKRVAVIGTGSSGIQAIPEIAKEAAHVTVLQRTAQFAFPAGNRALTPDDMAEAREGWEAVKAKMLAHMGGFPFDPHSRSALEATPEEREELYEKLWQQGSFKFFLESYNDIAFSEEANKSLADFVRAKIRGIVREPAIADKLMPDHFVMTKRPILEDGYFETYNRDNVTLVDLRGDPIERFTEASVVTRTGEHPIDMLVLATGYDAISGSMLRLNPKGRGGMSLKERWTDRFHNYLGLTIGGFPNLFMIHGPGSPGVFYNMPLGAERQMGWIGELVRRLRDRNLGAVEASADSEEAWANEVNALADATLFPRTASWWTGANVPGKPRYFSAYLGGSIYYQRIADVAAGGYDGFVFEKAHGAGDVGAA; from the coding sequence GTGACGAACGAGAATCAGTCTTCGCGAACGAGCAGGCCTGCCGAACACTACGACGCGGTGATTATCGGCGCGGGTGTCAGCGGCATGTATGCCCTGCACCACCTGCGCGAGATGGGCCTCTCGGTGCGCGTCTACGACGGCGCCAGCGACGTGGGGGGCACCTGGTGGTACAACCGCTACCCGGGTGCGCGAGTCGATGGTCCGGGCAGCCCCTTTTACTGCTACACGTTCTCGGACGAGCTCATGCAGGAGTGGGACTGGGGAGAGACGCAGTCCGAGCAGTCCGCGGTGCTGGACTATCTCGAACACGTCGCCGATCGGTTCGACCTCCGCCGCGACATCCAGTTCGAGACCTGGGTGCAAGACACCCGCTACGACGAAGCGGCGCAGCGCTGGATTGTGGAGACCAGCACGGGCGTGTGCGCCTCTGCCCAGTTCCTGATCTGTGCCGTCGGCGCTCTCTCGACGGCGAACTTACCCGACATCCCGGGGATCAACGACTTCGCGGGCGAGTGCTACCACACCGGACGCTGGCCTCATGAGCCGGTTTCGTTCGAGGGCAAGCGCGTGGCCGTGATCGGGACAGGCTCCTCCGGGATCCAGGCGATCCCCGAGATCGCCAAGGAAGCGGCGCACGTGACGGTGCTCCAGCGTACGGCGCAATTCGCATTTCCTGCTGGGAATCGCGCCCTCACTCCCGACGACATGGCGGAGGCGAGAGAGGGTTGGGAAGCCGTCAAGGCGAAGATGCTCGCGCATATGGGTGGCTTCCCTTTCGACCCCCACTCGCGTTCGGCCCTCGAGGCGACCCCGGAGGAGCGCGAGGAACTGTACGAAAAGCTGTGGCAGCAGGGGAGCTTCAAGTTCTTCCTGGAGAGCTACAACGACATTGCGTTCAGTGAGGAAGCCAACAAGTCGCTCGCCGATTTCGTGCGCGCCAAGATTCGCGGGATCGTGCGCGAGCCTGCGATCGCCGACAAGTTGATGCCGGACCACTTCGTGATGACCAAGCGTCCGATCCTCGAAGACGGCTACTTCGAGACCTACAACCGCGACAACGTCACGTTGGTGGACCTGCGCGGGGATCCCATCGAGCGGTTCACGGAGGCGAGTGTGGTGACGCGGACAGGCGAGCACCCTATCGACATGCTCGTTCTAGCGACCGGCTACGATGCCATCAGTGGCTCGATGTTGCGCCTCAACCCGAAGGGGCGGGGGGGGATGAGCCTGAAGGAGCGGTGGACCGATCGGTTCCACAACTACCTGGGCCTCACGATCGGCGGCTTCCCCAATCTGTTCATGATTCACGGGCCCGGGTCGCCCGGCGTGTTCTACAACATGCCGCTAGGCGCCGAGCGGCAGATGGGCTGGATCGGAGAACTAGTGCGCCGTCTGCGCGACCGGAACCTTGGCGCAGTCGAGGCCTCGGCCGACAGCGAAGAAGCCTGGGCCAACGAGGTCAACGCGCTCGCCGACGCCACGCTCTTCCCTCGGACGGCTTCCTGGTGGACCGGCGCGAACGTTCCGGGCAAGCCCCGCTACTTCTCCGCGTACCTGGGCGGCTCGATATACTACCAGCGCATCGCGGACGTGGCGGCCGGGGGTTACGATGGGTTCGTGTTCGAGAAAGCGCACGGCGCGGGCGATGTCGGAGCGGCCTGA
- a CDS encoding NAD(P)/FAD-dependent oxidoreductase, translating to MSSQQKPDFDVIAVGAGFAGLALCHHLKEAGLSFRVFDRASDIGGTWTWNRYPGAMTDSESYYYCLTFSKELLQEWSWSARYPDWKETLAYMHFVADRCEMWPNIQLNTEIVAADYQATSGHWKVTTGTGETHTCKYFASSMGMISEPVIPKIKGMDGFKGPLFHSSRWPEDLAYAGKRVGIIGAGATTVQMTPVMAQNAESVTVFQRTPNFILPAMQRPMTKEWEQDIKAHYDEIVAKCRNHVFGMAFDSPVNRNLVDTPPEEVQRIFEEHWNGSFRWVFETFDDLLANPEANLAASQFIIDKMKERVDDPEIADLLTPDPGEYPLFAKRPPLDHGYMEAFNRDNVHLVDIRDQEPLVEVTETGVRTTENHYEFDIVVLATGFRAYTGALEAFPIRGKSGQSLREKWEKTSNSLMGVCVADFPNLFTITGPQAPFANLPTSIEQNAMWIADCIKKMESEGYDVFEPKQQAEEEWSAHVADIHQQTLMAAGDTVHSWMMGANIANHDPRVLIYFGGANVYYDKLRESVNDGFPQLTFERLAG from the coding sequence ATGAGCTCGCAGCAAAAACCAGATTTCGACGTCATCGCCGTTGGCGCCGGCTTCGCAGGGCTTGCACTCTGCCACCACCTGAAAGAAGCGGGCTTGTCCTTCCGCGTGTTCGACAGGGCCTCTGACATCGGCGGAACCTGGACCTGGAACCGCTACCCAGGCGCAATGACGGACAGTGAGAGCTACTACTACTGCCTGACCTTCTCGAAGGAGCTCCTGCAGGAATGGTCCTGGAGCGCGCGCTATCCCGATTGGAAGGAAACCCTCGCCTACATGCACTTCGTCGCCGACAGGTGCGAAATGTGGCCTAACATCCAGTTGAACACCGAGATCGTCGCCGCCGATTACCAGGCCACCAGCGGCCACTGGAAGGTCACGACAGGCACGGGGGAGACCCATACCTGCAAGTACTTCGCGAGCAGCATGGGTATGATCTCGGAGCCCGTCATTCCGAAGATCAAGGGCATGGATGGCTTCAAGGGTCCCCTGTTTCATTCATCACGGTGGCCGGAAGATCTCGCGTACGCGGGCAAGCGCGTAGGAATCATCGGCGCTGGCGCAACCACAGTGCAGATGACGCCGGTCATGGCGCAAAATGCGGAGAGCGTGACAGTCTTCCAGCGCACCCCGAACTTCATCCTCCCGGCGATGCAGCGGCCAATGACCAAGGAGTGGGAACAGGACATCAAGGCGCACTACGACGAGATCGTTGCCAAGTGCCGCAATCACGTCTTCGGCATGGCCTTCGACAGCCCGGTCAATCGCAACCTGGTGGATACACCACCGGAGGAGGTGCAGCGGATCTTCGAGGAGCACTGGAATGGAAGCTTCCGCTGGGTGTTCGAAACCTTCGATGATCTGCTTGCGAATCCCGAGGCCAACCTCGCAGCGTCTCAGTTCATCATCGACAAGATGAAGGAACGGGTGGACGACCCTGAGATTGCGGATCTACTGACACCGGACCCCGGCGAGTATCCGCTGTTTGCCAAGCGTCCCCCGCTGGATCACGGCTATATGGAAGCCTTCAACCGCGACAACGTGCATCTCGTCGACATCCGGGACCAGGAGCCCCTGGTCGAAGTCACCGAAACGGGCGTGCGCACGACGGAGAACCACTACGAGTTCGACATCGTCGTACTGGCCACGGGATTCAGGGCGTACACGGGCGCGCTCGAGGCGTTCCCCATCCGCGGGAAGAGCGGCCAGAGCCTCCGAGAGAAGTGGGAGAAGACCTCCAATTCCCTCATGGGTGTCTGCGTAGCCGACTTCCCGAACCTCTTTACAATCACCGGGCCGCAGGCACCATTCGCCAATCTGCCAACCTCGATCGAGCAGAACGCCATGTGGATCGCCGACTGCATCAAGAAGATGGAAAGCGAAGGCTACGACGTTTTCGAACCCAAGCAGCAAGCCGAAGAAGAGTGGTCGGCACACGTCGCCGACATTCACCAACAGACCTTGATGGCGGCGGGTGACACGGTGCACTCCTGGATGATGGGCGCCAATATCGCGAACCACGACCCCCGAGTGTTGATCTACTTCGGCGGTGCGAATGTCTACTACGACAAACTGCGGGAATCCGTTAATGACGGCTTCCCCCAGCTTACCTTCGAGCGACTGGCAGGCTGA
- a CDS encoding DUF374 domain-containing protein — protein sequence MSKQTSRASCAPTPPERLPLGDRAKRFVSQGLSKIVAIVVPYIYMAYMRFVWLTSRVEGREFVELNEWAVKHKGVICLLWHEEVFTVAYGYYYLGIRIHTLASVGDSGELIARMLKLCKAVVFRGGSTSGQARRREGVLEDLIRHMKTNEPVTLGLTVDGSKGPRYRMKMGGPVVARDSDRPIALVRTWYKRCWRLPTWDRMAVPLPFNRIRYYLRGPYFAPETAQTQEGLEAFRIQLENELNDLAGQSYDDMGQRRPDELKKREGESCAEKAA from the coding sequence ATGAGCAAGCAGACAAGCCGGGCGAGTTGTGCCCCCACGCCGCCCGAGCGGCTGCCACTCGGTGATAGAGCGAAGCGCTTCGTTTCGCAGGGGCTATCGAAGATCGTCGCGATCGTCGTGCCCTACATCTACATGGCCTACATGCGGTTCGTATGGCTCACGAGCCGGGTCGAAGGCCGAGAATTCGTCGAGTTGAACGAGTGGGCGGTCAAGCACAAGGGTGTCATCTGTCTCCTCTGGCATGAGGAGGTCTTCACCGTCGCGTACGGCTACTACTACCTCGGCATCCGCATTCACACGCTGGCCAGCGTTGGCGATTCGGGCGAGCTGATCGCGCGGATGCTGAAGCTTTGCAAGGCGGTCGTTTTCCGCGGGGGGAGTACGTCGGGCCAAGCCCGGCGCCGCGAGGGCGTCCTCGAGGACCTCATCCGCCACATGAAGACGAACGAGCCCGTGACTCTGGGGCTCACCGTAGATGGATCCAAGGGGCCGAGGTACCGGATGAAGATGGGCGGGCCCGTGGTAGCTCGCGACTCCGACCGTCCGATCGCGCTCGTGCGTACATGGTACAAGCGGTGTTGGCGGCTCCCTACGTGGGATCGCATGGCCGTACCGCTGCCGTTCAACCGGATTCGCTATTACTTGCGCGGGCCGTACTTCGCGCCGGAGACCGCGCAGACGCAGGAGGGCCTCGAGGCGTTTCGGATCCAGCTCGAAAATGAGCTGAACGACCTCGCTGGGCAGAGCTATGACGACATGGGGCAGCGACGGCCTGACGAGCTGAAGAAGCGCGAGGGAGAAAGCTGCGCGGAGAAAGCCGCGTAG